In Apostichopus japonicus isolate 1M-3 chromosome 3, ASM3797524v1, whole genome shotgun sequence, a single genomic region encodes these proteins:
- the LOC139961355 gene encoding oxidative stress-induced growth inhibitor 1-like, which translates to MMSYNNNSSETAGHCQRCIAEQAYSPVIVIGNGPSAMCLSFFLSGHWPYYNGLEHPNTYLQKRLEDNVEKSLVEQDLEYLSEGLEGRSRHPVALLFDTLQHPNADQGDRVPSRMDFLEGEEDKVVPHKVLGSGLPGGAWWDLEASVLTLSLGCWMELPGQDFKQWIAKFRSSKDSQSPFQAHHMDRATLGEVARYYQSYVQEKNLEKYFLSNTLVTSVQRIKGKRIINDESGERETTCKKCFGLEGENLFEVKGVYKTVSCGCCNSFSMLTRNVVVATGMLGRANKLHVAGEDLGFVKTKVQDLESAIQGGDLGCASSRVLVVGAGLSAADAVQCCRNANIPVIHVFRRKARDQQIALARLPKAVYPEYHEVLELMRGEKKDPGYTPLAEHQVEKFLADYSVTMRGPQGPYHMSISLAVVLIGSQPDLTFLPNEGRHMGFQKEEPISYKNNPLAVNPFTMEIVDQPGLYAMGPLVGDNFVRFSLGGALAITKHLVEKGHMASKNNNNL; encoded by the exons ATGATGTCTTACAATAATAACAGTTCAGAGACTGCAGGGCATTGTCAACGGTGTATTGCCGAGCAGGCCTACAGTCCTGTAATAGTCATAG GGAATGGACCCTCTGCAATGTGTTTATCCTTCTTCCTCTCTGGACATTGGCCGTACTACAATGGACTCGAACATCCTAACACTTACTTGCAGAAAAGATTGGAAGATAATGTTGAAAAATCCCTTGTGGAACAG GACTTGGAGTATCTCTCAGAGGGTCTGGAGGGCCGATCAAGGCACCCGGTAGCTCTTCTGTTTGATACCTTACAACACCCAAATGCAGACCAAGGAGACCGAGTGCCATCCAGGATGGACTTCCTGGAAGGTGAAGAGGACAAGGTGGTACCCCACAAGGTCCTTGGTAGTGGTCTTCCCGGTGGAGCTTGGTGG GATTTAGAGGCGTCTGTTCTGACATTGAGTCTCGGCTGTTGGATGGAACTCCCTGGGCAAGATTTCAAGCAATGGATAGCCAAATTTCG TTCAAGCAAAGATTCCCAAAGCCCATTCCAAGCACATCACATGGACAGGGCCACGCTAGGAGAAGTTGCCAGATATTACCAAAGCTACGTCCAGGAAAAGAACCTGGAGAAATATTTCCTCTCAAACACTCTAGTCACGTCAGTCCAGAGGATAAAAGGCAAACGGATAATAAACGATGAAAGTGGCGAAAGGGAGACGACCTGTAAGAAATGTTTCGGCTTGGAGGGCGAGAACCTCTTTGAGGTGAAAGGCGTGTATAAGACCGTGTCCTGCGGCTGTTGCAACTCCTTCTCCATGCTCACCAGGAATGTCGTCGTGGCAACAGGGATGCTGGGCAGAGCCAATAAATTGCACGTGGCAGGAGAAGACCTCGGCTTCGTGAAGACCAAAGTACAGGATCTGGAGTCGGCCATTCAGGGAGGCGACCTGGGCTGTGCGTCGTCCAGAGTCTTAGTGGTCGGCGCCGGGCTCAGCGCGGCCGATGCCGTTCAGTGCTGCCGGAACGCCAACATTCCCGTCATCCACGTCTTCAGGAGGAAGGCCCGCGACCAGCAGATAGCTCTGGCTAGATTACCAAAGGCAGTCTACCCAGAGTATCACGAGGTCTTAGAACTAATGAGAGGGGAGAAGAAGGACCCCGGTTACACCCCTCTGGCCGAGCACCAGGTTGAAAAGTTCTTAGCGGATTACTCAGTGACCATGCGGGGCCCCCAGGGTCCTTATCATATGTCCATATCGCTAGCGGTAGTGTTGATTGGCTCTCAGCCGGACCTTACGTTCCTTCCGAACGAAGGAAGGCACATGGGCTTTCAGAAAGAGGAGCCAATCAGTTACAAGAACAATCCCTTGGCTGTGAATCCCTTCACCATGGAAATTGTCGACCAACCCGGCTTGTATGCGATGGGGCCACTGGTCGGAGACAACTTTGTCAGGTTTTCGTTAGGGGGCGCATTGGCAATTACGAAGCACCTGGTGGAGAAAGGTCACATGGCAAGTAAGAACAACAATAACCTGTGA